From Candidatus Cloacimonadota bacterium, the proteins below share one genomic window:
- a CDS encoding tyrosine--tRNA ligase translates to MKFERELKIIKRAVDEIIPLEGLIAKLKKSEESGEPLRVKFGIDPTGYDVHLGHLVPIRKMRDFQDLGHTGVIIIGDFTAQIGDPTGRDESRPPLTHDEILANSEKYMEQLYTVLKPEQTEVRWQSEWFTSLHLADVLKLLGRFTLAQFMAHDTFRTRYEQGLSLGMHELMYPILQSYDSVAIKSDIELGATEQKFNILCGRDMQRHFGQEEQVAVLSPILTGTDGVNKMGKSLNNYIAVFDPPSEKFGKLMSIPDSLIINYFTYAANADEETLDEVKAELGKGTNPMLLKKRLARDIVGYYHGEDAAVKAQEDFEQLFSRREIPDEMPEYEVADASVRVTKLLTDSGLCASGGEAKRLIQGGGVSLDGEKIGSVDEELEVKDGMVLRAGKRKFLRLRKK, encoded by the coding sequence ATGAAGTTCGAACGAGAATTAAAAATTATAAAACGAGCGGTTGATGAGATTATTCCGCTGGAAGGTTTAATTGCCAAACTGAAGAAAAGCGAGGAAAGCGGAGAGCCGCTGCGGGTGAAATTTGGCATCGATCCCACCGGCTACGATGTCCATCTGGGGCACCTGGTTCCCATCCGCAAAATGCGCGATTTTCAGGATTTGGGACACACCGGCGTGATTATTATTGGCGATTTCACAGCTCAGATTGGTGACCCCACCGGGCGCGACGAATCCCGGCCACCGCTCACACACGATGAGATTTTGGCAAACAGCGAAAAATATATGGAACAGCTCTACACGGTGTTGAAACCTGAACAAACCGAAGTGCGCTGGCAAAGCGAGTGGTTCACGTCCCTGCATCTGGCTGATGTGCTCAAGCTTTTGGGGCGCTTCACTTTGGCGCAGTTTATGGCTCATGACACTTTCCGCACCCGCTATGAACAAGGTCTGTCGCTTGGCATGCACGAACTTATGTATCCGATTTTGCAATCCTATGATTCCGTTGCGATTAAGAGCGATATCGAGCTTGGCGCCACCGAGCAAAAATTCAACATCCTCTGTGGACGTGATATGCAGCGCCACTTTGGCCAGGAAGAGCAGGTGGCGGTGCTTTCACCCATATTGACTGGCACGGATGGCGTGAACAAAATGGGAAAATCGCTGAATAACTATATCGCCGTTTTCGATCCGCCTTCCGAAAAGTTTGGCAAGCTGATGTCCATTCCAGACAGCCTCATCATCAACTATTTCACCTACGCGGCAAACGCGGATGAAGAAACGCTGGATGAGGTGAAAGCAGAGCTTGGCAAAGGCACGAATCCCATGCTTTTAAAGAAAAGATTGGCGCGCGACATCGTTGGTTATTACCACGGTGAAGATGCCGCTGTGAAAGCGCAGGAAGATTTTGAACAGCTTTTCTCCCGCCGGGAAATTCCGGATGAAATGCCTGAATACGAGGTTGCGGATGCTAGCGTTCGGGTCACTAAACTGCTTACAGACAGTGGTTTGTGTGCCAGCGGGGGAGAGGCGAAACGCCTGATTCAAGGCGGCGGCGTGAGTTTGGATGGTGAAAAAATCGGCTCCGTGGATGAGGAGCTGGAAGTGAAAGACGGCATGGTTCTCCGCGCCGGAAAGCGGAAATTTCTGCGTTTGAGGAAAAAGTGA
- a CDS encoding bifunctional metallophosphatase/5'-nucleotidase, translated as MVTQMKKALILAAICLAFAAGLFAEDLRLDIVFSNDIHGGIDRAEATFMNPDFPPQLGGGASAATLINHVRSLAGKKRDMLLLDAGDFFQGRPVGTVTKGLAVIEYMNAIGYDAMTIGNHEYDIVDEELMETLRGANFPILSCNIQDKRTGELPWYVVPYRIVNRMGLRIGIIGFTTTDTEKMSFPDHIKNIRFLDEKESVTKYVDIVRNQEKADIVIVLGHAGLPYDNEETYLTRYNTKGERLYEERYAAWGWDAQEVAREVPGIDLLIGGHIHKGIAKPWIDPYSHTMVIQGYAYGSNLGWMTLTIDPETKTVSGYELPALREGLMITLFEDQFIPDPDISETIEAQVAIAEKGMDEIIGSSAIHLSRTNVDAQSLMGNTITDAMRNEVNADFAFLNLGGVRADIKSGPVTYRDIFQVMPFDNMLVTFRCTGEFLRRIIETRVEGGRHGLVVSGVNVVYSKKRPNFDRVTTLKIGGEPWDKNKIYTCATTDFLLQGNAGLTLLTQVPQEDIYQHQINLRDAIVNYFRQKSPIRTKIDDRWKRDDNAKQSPEMLQ; from the coding sequence ATGGTGACACAAATGAAGAAAGCACTTATACTTGCGGCAATTTGCCTGGCCTTCGCGGCGGGGCTTTTTGCCGAAGATTTACGCCTGGACATCGTTTTTTCGAATGATATCCACGGCGGCATCGACCGTGCGGAAGCCACCTTCATGAATCCAGATTTTCCGCCTCAGTTGGGCGGTGGGGCTTCCGCTGCCACTCTCATCAATCACGTGCGCTCGCTTGCCGGGAAAAAACGCGATATGCTCCTCTTGGACGCTGGAGATTTTTTCCAGGGACGCCCTGTTGGAACTGTCACCAAAGGTCTTGCCGTGATTGAATATATGAACGCGATTGGTTATGACGCCATGACCATCGGAAACCATGAATACGACATCGTTGATGAAGAGCTGATGGAAACCCTCAGAGGCGCGAATTTCCCCATCCTGAGCTGCAATATCCAGGATAAACGCACTGGGGAACTGCCCTGGTATGTGGTGCCCTATCGCATTGTGAACCGCATGGGTCTGCGCATCGGCATCATCGGTTTCACCACCACCGACACCGAGAAAATGAGCTTTCCCGACCACATCAAAAATATCCGCTTTCTGGACGAAAAGGAAAGCGTTACCAAATATGTGGACATCGTGCGCAACCAGGAAAAAGCCGATATCGTGATTGTTTTGGGTCACGCCGGCCTGCCCTACGACAACGAGGAAACCTACCTGACGCGCTACAACACCAAGGGTGAAAGACTTTATGAAGAACGTTACGCCGCCTGGGGTTGGGACGCTCAGGAAGTTGCCCGCGAAGTTCCTGGCATCGACCTTCTCATCGGCGGCCACATCCACAAAGGCATCGCCAAACCCTGGATTGACCCCTATTCCCACACCATGGTAATCCAGGGCTACGCCTATGGAAGCAACCTCGGCTGGATGACTCTCACCATCGATCCCGAAACCAAAACCGTGAGCGGATACGAGCTTCCCGCCCTGCGTGAAGGGCTGATGATTACGCTCTTTGAAGACCAATTCATCCCCGACCCGGACATTTCTGAAACCATCGAAGCCCAGGTTGCCATCGCGGAAAAAGGCATGGACGAAATTATCGGCAGCTCCGCCATCCATCTTTCCCGCACCAACGTGGACGCTCAAAGCCTGATGGGAAATACGATTACCGACGCCATGCGCAACGAGGTGAACGCCGATTTCGCCTTCTTGAACCTGGGCGGTGTGCGTGCCGACATCAAAAGCGGACCCGTCACCTATCGCGATATTTTTCAGGTGATGCCTTTTGATAATATGTTGGTCACCTTCCGCTGCACGGGTGAATTTTTGCGCCGCATCATTGAAACCCGTGTTGAAGGCGGCCGCCATGGCTTGGTGGTTTCCGGAGTGAACGTGGTTTATTCCAAAAAACGACCCAATTTCGACCGCGTTACCACCCTCAAAATCGGTGGCGAACCCTGGGACAAAAACAAGATTTATACCTGTGCCACCACAGACTTTCTGTTGCAGGGAAATGCCGGGCTCACCCTGCTGACCCAAGTGCCGCAGGAAGACATTTACCAACACCAAATTAACCTGCGGGACGCCATCGTGAACTATTTCAGGCAGAAAAGCCCCATTCGCACCAAGATTGACGACCGCTGGAAACGTGACGACAACGCCAAACAAAGCCCCGAAATGTTGCAGTAG
- a CDS encoding site-2 protease family protein encodes MRFSLTAIIIVIVFYSIILHEVSHALVSFWLGDDTAKRMGRLSLNPLKHIDWFGTVILPLMMYFTVGVIWGYAKPVPLNPYNYKNYKLGTGLSALAGPVTNILVAIVFAIFFHLSPANMLWAYICQMVIFFNLLLAFFNLIPIPPLDGSKVLGMVLSDEAYWKWTAQERMGMYVLFGILIISRLMGLNIVGKLVMPPINFVMNLLGVI; translated from the coding sequence ATCCGCTTCAGCCTGACCGCAATCATCATCGTGATTGTGTTCTATTCCATTATCTTGCATGAAGTCAGCCATGCGCTGGTTTCATTTTGGCTGGGGGACGACACTGCCAAACGCATGGGCAGGCTGAGTTTGAACCCTTTGAAACACATCGATTGGTTTGGCACGGTGATTTTACCGCTGATGATGTATTTCACGGTGGGCGTTATCTGGGGTTATGCCAAACCGGTTCCCCTGAATCCATATAACTATAAAAACTACAAGCTTGGAACGGGGCTTTCCGCCCTGGCGGGGCCTGTTACGAATATTCTGGTCGCGATAGTATTCGCCATCTTTTTCCATCTGTCTCCCGCAAACATGCTTTGGGCATATATTTGTCAGATGGTCATATTTTTCAATCTCCTGCTGGCTTTTTTCAATTTGATTCCGATCCCGCCCCTGGATGGCAGCAAAGTTTTGGGAATGGTGCTATCTGACGAAGCCTATTGGAAATGGACCGCTCAGGAAAGGATGGGCATGTATGTGCTTTTTGGCATTCTGATTATATCGAGGCTGATGGGGCTGAACATCGTTGGAAAGTTGGTCATGCCGCCCATAAATTTTGTGATGAACCTGCTGGGCGTTATCTAA
- the glnA gene encoding type I glutamate--ammonia ligase yields MDKSKVKELIKKHGVKAVDLKYTGLDGRWYHITFPTRGLEEAIELGIPFDGSSIPGMTSVESGDMVLMPDLSTAQIDPFYETPTLRLICSICEADTRIGVKKDPRSVALRAQEFLKSTGIAELSTWIPELEFHLLDTVEYNSDEFSNGYTVTSAEDKAALPFDFEDDDAVAQQGRKGYHMDTPFDRYYEIRQEMVNRMEDMGIKIRYHHHEVGVHSQQEIEPELLEFPKICDDTMVMKDIIRRTALEFGLTATFMPKPIYNQAGNGMHFHMMLHKNGKNLFYKKGGYADLSDEAIWYIGGILKHGRSLIAFTNPSTNSFKRLLPGFEAPVKLFYGLANRSAAIRIPKYVNTPETKRFEFRTGDGTCNPYFAMSALLLAGLDGIINKIDPAKYNLGPFDDNVFAWSEEKKASLLSIPANLAEAMRALEEDHEYLLAGNVFNEDLIESHIKMKMAEHDAIMNRVHPHELELYYNL; encoded by the coding sequence ATGGACAAAAGCAAAGTGAAAGAACTGATCAAGAAACACGGCGTGAAGGCTGTGGACTTGAAGTACACTGGCCTGGACGGTCGCTGGTATCATATCACATTCCCCACCCGCGGTCTGGAAGAAGCTATCGAACTGGGAATCCCGTTTGATGGTTCCTCCATTCCGGGCATGACTTCAGTGGAATCCGGGGACATGGTTTTGATGCCGGACCTCTCCACCGCTCAGATTGACCCGTTTTATGAAACCCCCACTCTGAGACTGATTTGCAGCATTTGCGAAGCCGACACCCGCATTGGCGTGAAAAAAGACCCCCGCAGCGTGGCTTTGAGAGCGCAGGAATTCCTCAAATCCACTGGTATCGCTGAACTCAGCACCTGGATTCCCGAACTGGAATTCCACCTTCTCGACACGGTTGAATATAACAGCGATGAATTTTCCAATGGCTACACTGTGACCTCGGCTGAAGACAAAGCCGCTCTGCCATTCGATTTTGAGGACGACGACGCTGTTGCCCAGCAGGGCCGCAAAGGCTACCACATGGACACGCCTTTTGATAGATACTACGAAATTCGCCAGGAAATGGTGAACCGCATGGAAGATATGGGCATCAAAATCCGCTATCACCACCATGAAGTGGGTGTTCATTCCCAGCAGGAAATCGAGCCGGAACTGCTTGAATTTCCAAAGATTTGCGACGACACCATGGTGATGAAGGATATCATTCGCCGCACCGCGCTGGAATTTGGCCTCACCGCCACTTTCATGCCCAAACCCATTTACAATCAGGCCGGAAACGGTATGCACTTCCACATGATGCTGCATAAAAACGGCAAAAACCTGTTCTATAAAAAAGGCGGCTATGCTGATCTTTCCGATGAAGCCATCTGGTACATCGGTGGCATCCTGAAACACGGACGCTCCCTGATTGCCTTCACAAACCCCAGCACAAACAGCTTTAAGCGCCTGCTGCCCGGTTTTGAAGCCCCTGTGAAACTTTTCTATGGCCTGGCAAACCGCAGCGCCGCCATCCGCATTCCCAAATATGTGAATACCCCGGAAACCAAGCGCTTTGAATTCCGCACCGGCGATGGCACCTGCAATCCATATTTCGCGATGAGCGCTCTGCTTTTGGCTGGTTTGGACGGAATCATCAACAAAATCGATCCCGCCAAATACAACCTGGGGCCCTTTGACGACAACGTTTTCGCCTGGAGCGAAGAGAAAAAAGCCAGCCTGCTTTCCATTCCCGCAAACCTGGCGGAAGCCATGCGCGCCTTGGAAGAAGATCATGAATATTTGCTGGCTGGAAATGTGTTCAATGAAGACCTCATCGAATCTCACATCAAGATGAAAATGGCAGAGCACGATGCCATCATGAATCGCGTTCATCCCCATGAGCTGGAGCTCTATTATAATCTGTAA
- a CDS encoding T9SS type A sorting domain-containing protein, which yields MKRLIFLLSAALCVAAVFASVADLEPTQASQAFRVTAKASNHIDIRFELPAWDTEFVEAGGSSFQRIVLPGAGTTLDSGLPELPTLSMNLAIPRQGGVRLSVLGQEQSLVSEFLAYPVQQSLEGESPKHFAINQDFYTTGTQYPSELVQHSDPMILRDFRIVNVVVNPFSYNPQNKTLQVNQQIDLRITYTNEPGINEMEGELLSVSPSFAKVYEAMILNFDDYRYLMFSNQPPRYLIIHGNSTDPAFLTALNEFVLWKKQKGADVDLASTASSEAGTSTSSIKNYIQTAYNNPATRPDFVILLGDTTGSYAIPAFTVSGGGGDYPYTHLAGNDILGDCFIGRISVENLAQLQNLFSKIYLYERDINLSTAQWLDRMLLVGDTSPSGISTMYISKYIKERGLYVNPNYTFTEIYNADPSTSQINAAINQGVGFYSYRGYIDFAPPAESALTNLYRMPHCVNITCGSNNYWNGTSEMEQFVRYGTPAMPKGAITGIGMSTSSTHTGFNNVLHGGIFGGILQHGMRTMGEALLCGRLYMSSIYGVTAPGYTNDFTHWCNLIGDPTVEVFTGIPQSFEVETLDSIPLGLSLMDMHIINANGEPVENASVTLSQGASIISRGYTDEGGNLILTLPQSMTVNPCVLTISKHDFKPLQQTIQMDDSGTLVPGSIIVDDDSVGASNGNNDGLAQGGETLEILFGLVNTSSEAIFGLSGMVQTDNPWVTFLDSLVVYSQIEPSQMGFNTNPVVMHIAPDAPHGAMIRLHVLLTDDQGNEYDVSEFIPIHNAKMIYIGNLVTNGGNQVLDPGETAGFTVTVANITPNGISEVWGKLYSHNDLVSVTDNIAWYGDLLQNVQVTPSDNMFELYGRPMLLPGMVIPMSLKLYNDAGFEQWLGFSLTVGVVSQSDPLGPDAYGYVIYDDHDYGYEECPVYDWVGIAPAEGGSGTLLPITDAWASNNEGDQVGANSLAVVDLPFPFQFYGLLYDQITVCSNGFIAMGVTENAEFRNYRLPGPMGPNPMIAPFWDDLTTHNGGGIYTWFDRNNHAFVVEWYNMKNGCNGTSPETFQVILYDQSMYPSSMGDGPIKIQYHTFNNVDATTDTRKHGNYCTIGIEDHSGEVGLEYSYSNTWPTAASPLGNGRAIYITNIPIYHYEPHVILGETYINDQNGNGVCEPGETVELGIQLRNIGNQTAEDITATLSTANNYVSISKPTAVYYSLEGDAAGVNRTPFEFYVSPDCPNETVVNFVLTVESGETIWERNFSLRVEASVLTYESFLINDADGEFNGIIDLLETVKLVVNVKNQADVESRDIQATLSTSSADVVIADPIIVLPIIEPKAIMQFVFELQFVGVGSQGGYIPFQFNVSLSNGNPLNSNLMIPYNMPNIFNDFETNSGGFVSETGWVWGTPSQVSPYSGTKLWATGLSGNYPDLVSYSLITPAYTLSQGSVLSLQHRYGFEANYDGGNVSISTNDGASWTVIAPLGGYTHSSLSGLGGEPGFSGSIANWQPMQFNLSQYSGQRVRFRFRMGSDTSVNGIGWFIDDFELSGVDQKTGYLHGTVIPISETPPSETLVMANNNYSTHPDENGYYRLYLPFGTFNTTASLLHHQSSSVNNIPITPANPIHQTDFTLISLPEPENPAFTVDNDTGTVVLFWSEPSDPVLSVMNYRVYKKFDTGPFELIQTTTGFSHTDHISLDGNYAYYICAVYLNNEGRPSQTMAFEFPYVDNTDETIPGLVTSLKGNYPNPFNPSTTIAFELATGGATKLRVYNVRGQLIKTLANGELNPGSHRAVWDGRDEGGREVSSGVYFYRLEAPGYLSTRKMLMLK from the coding sequence ATGAAAAGACTTATATTCCTGCTCAGCGCGGCGCTTTGTGTGGCTGCGGTTTTTGCCAGCGTGGCGGATTTGGAACCCACGCAAGCCAGCCAAGCTTTCAGGGTGACCGCGAAGGCATCCAACCATATTGACATTCGTTTCGAGCTTCCCGCTTGGGACACTGAATTTGTTGAAGCGGGAGGCTCGTCCTTTCAGAGGATAGTTTTACCCGGCGCTGGAACCACCTTGGACAGCGGTTTGCCGGAGCTGCCCACCTTATCCATGAACCTCGCCATTCCGCGCCAGGGCGGTGTGCGGCTCAGCGTTTTGGGTCAGGAGCAGAGCTTGGTTTCGGAGTTTTTGGCCTACCCCGTGCAGCAGAGTTTGGAGGGGGAATCCCCCAAACATTTTGCCATCAACCAGGATTTTTATACCACGGGAACGCAGTATCCATCGGAATTGGTTCAACATAGCGATCCCATGATTCTGCGTGATTTCAGGATTGTGAACGTGGTGGTGAATCCCTTCAGCTATAATCCCCAAAATAAAACCCTGCAAGTGAACCAGCAGATTGACCTGCGCATCACCTATACAAATGAACCCGGTATCAACGAAATGGAGGGTGAACTGCTTTCGGTTTCGCCATCTTTCGCAAAAGTTTATGAGGCGATGATTCTCAATTTCGACGACTACCGCTATCTGATGTTTTCAAACCAGCCGCCCCGCTATCTGATTATCCATGGAAACAGCACCGACCCTGCTTTTCTGACGGCTCTCAATGAATTTGTGCTCTGGAAAAAGCAAAAGGGCGCCGATGTGGATTTGGCAAGCACCGCCTCAAGCGAGGCTGGGACCAGCACCTCATCCATCAAAAACTACATTCAAACAGCCTACAACAATCCCGCCACGCGACCGGACTTTGTAATCCTTCTGGGAGACACCACCGGAAGCTACGCCATTCCGGCTTTCACGGTTTCAGGCGGTGGAGGCGATTACCCCTATACCCATTTGGCTGGCAACGACATTTTGGGAGATTGCTTCATTGGCCGCATTTCGGTGGAAAACCTGGCGCAGCTCCAAAACCTTTTTTCAAAAATTTACCTCTACGAACGTGATATAAACCTGAGCACAGCGCAGTGGCTGGATAGAATGCTGCTGGTGGGAGACACTTCACCTTCCGGAATTTCCACCATGTACATCAGCAAATATATCAAGGAAAGAGGGCTTTATGTAAATCCAAACTACACTTTCACAGAGATTTACAATGCAGATCCTTCCACCTCGCAGATTAACGCAGCCATCAACCAAGGTGTGGGATTTTACAGCTATCGCGGCTATATCGATTTCGCGCCGCCGGCTGAATCGGCTTTAACCAATCTCTACCGCATGCCGCACTGTGTGAATATCACCTGCGGGTCAAACAACTACTGGAACGGCACCTCTGAGATGGAGCAATTCGTGCGCTACGGTACACCCGCCATGCCAAAAGGTGCCATAACTGGCATCGGGATGAGCACTTCCAGCACCCATACCGGTTTCAACAACGTTCTTCACGGCGGGATTTTTGGCGGAATCCTTCAACATGGAATGCGTACCATGGGTGAGGCTTTGCTTTGTGGAAGGCTGTATATGTCTTCCATCTATGGCGTTACGGCACCGGGTTATACGAATGATTTTACCCATTGGTGCAACCTGATTGGTGATCCCACCGTGGAAGTTTTCACAGGAATCCCCCAAAGTTTTGAGGTTGAAACCCTGGACAGCATTCCGCTGGGCTTGAGCCTCATGGATATGCACATTATTAATGCAAACGGCGAACCGGTTGAAAACGCTTCAGTTACCTTGAGCCAGGGCGCATCCATCATCAGCCGTGGCTACACGGATGAAGGGGGAAACCTTATCCTCACCCTGCCGCAATCCATGACGGTAAACCCCTGCGTGTTAACCATTTCCAAACACGACTTTAAGCCCCTGCAACAAACCATTCAGATGGACGACAGCGGAACCCTGGTTCCCGGCAGCATTATTGTCGATGACGATAGTGTCGGCGCCTCAAATGGCAACAACGACGGTTTGGCCCAGGGTGGCGAAACCTTGGAAATCCTGTTTGGCCTCGTCAATACAAGCTCGGAGGCGATTTTCGGACTCAGCGGCATGGTTCAAACCGACAATCCTTGGGTTACTTTTTTGGATTCTCTGGTGGTTTATTCCCAGATTGAGCCCAGCCAGATGGGTTTCAACACCAATCCAGTGGTGATGCACATTGCTCCCGACGCGCCTCATGGCGCCATGATCCGTTTGCACGTTTTGCTGACAGACGATCAGGGCAATGAATATGACGTCTCGGAATTTATACCCATCCACAACGCGAAAATGATTTATATTGGAAATTTGGTCACCAATGGTGGCAACCAGGTTCTGGATCCGGGTGAAACTGCCGGCTTCACGGTCACCGTGGCAAACATTACACCCAACGGAATATCAGAGGTTTGGGGAAAACTGTACAGCCACAACGACTTGGTTTCCGTGACCGACAACATTGCCTGGTACGGGGATTTGCTGCAAAACGTGCAGGTGACCCCATCTGACAATATGTTCGAGCTTTACGGACGTCCCATGCTTTTGCCCGGGATGGTAATCCCGATGAGCTTAAAGCTCTATAACGATGCCGGTTTTGAACAGTGGCTGGGCTTTTCGCTCACCGTGGGCGTTGTCTCACAAAGTGACCCGCTGGGACCGGATGCGTATGGCTATGTGATTTATGACGATCATGATTATGGATATGAAGAATGTCCGGTTTACGACTGGGTTGGGATTGCTCCCGCTGAAGGCGGCTCCGGAACTTTGCTTCCCATCACGGATGCTTGGGCAAGCAACAACGAAGGTGACCAGGTTGGAGCGAACTCCCTGGCAGTTGTGGATTTACCCTTCCCCTTCCAGTTTTATGGCCTGCTTTATGACCAGATAACGGTTTGCTCGAATGGCTTCATCGCCATGGGAGTCACCGAAAATGCGGAATTCAGAAACTACCGTCTGCCAGGGCCCATGGGACCAAATCCGATGATAGCTCCATTTTGGGACGACCTCACAACTCACAACGGCGGTGGGATTTACACTTGGTTCGACCGCAACAACCACGCCTTCGTAGTCGAATGGTACAACATGAAAAACGGTTGCAACGGAACCAGCCCGGAAACTTTCCAGGTTATCCTCTATGACCAATCCATGTATCCAAGCTCCATGGGCGATGGCCCCATCAAAATCCAATATCACACTTTCAATAATGTGGACGCCACCACGGACACCAGAAAACACGGAAACTATTGCACCATCGGCATTGAAGACCACAGCGGTGAAGTGGGCTTGGAATACAGCTATTCAAACACTTGGCCCACAGCGGCTTCGCCTCTTGGCAACGGGCGCGCCATCTATATCACAAACATTCCCATCTACCACTATGAGCCCCACGTGATTTTGGGTGAAACCTACATCAACGACCAAAACGGAAACGGCGTTTGCGAACCAGGCGAAACGGTGGAACTGGGCATTCAGCTCAGAAACATTGGCAACCAAACCGCGGAAGACATCACCGCCACCCTGAGCACGGCAAACAACTACGTGAGCATCAGCAAGCCCACCGCGGTTTATTATTCCCTTGAGGGCGATGCTGCTGGCGTAAACCGTACTCCCTTTGAATTTTACGTGAGCCCGGATTGCCCCAATGAGACCGTGGTGAATTTTGTGTTAACGGTGGAATCCGGTGAAACAATCTGGGAAAGAAATTTCAGCCTGCGGGTGGAAGCCTCCGTGTTGACCTATGAATCATTTTTGATTAACGACGCGGATGGAGAATTCAACGGCATTATTGACCTCTTGGAAACCGTGAAGCTGGTGGTGAACGTGAAAAACCAAGCCGATGTGGAATCGCGCGACATTCAAGCCACCCTTTCCACCTCCAGCGCGGATGTGGTTATCGCAGACCCCATCATCGTTTTGCCCATCATCGAGCCAAAAGCCATCATGCAGTTTGTTTTCGAACTTCAGTTTGTGGGAGTCGGATCCCAGGGCGGCTACATTCCGTTCCAGTTCAACGTTTCTCTTTCAAATGGCAATCCGCTGAATTCAAACCTGATGATTCCCTATAATATGCCCAATATCTTCAACGATTTTGAAACAAACTCAGGTGGCTTCGTCTCCGAAACCGGCTGGGTTTGGGGCACTCCCAGCCAGGTATCGCCCTATTCCGGAACCAAACTTTGGGCGACAGGGCTCAGCGGAAACTATCCCGATTTGGTCAGCTATTCGCTCATCACCCCAGCCTACACGCTTTCTCAGGGAAGTGTGCTCAGCCTGCAGCACCGCTATGGTTTTGAAGCCAATTACGATGGCGGAAACGTGAGTATTTCCACCAACGATGGCGCCAGTTGGACTGTGATTGCCCCCTTGGGCGGCTACACCCACAGCAGCCTTTCCGGCCTGGGTGGCGAACCTGGTTTCTCAGGTTCCATCGCGAACTGGCAGCCCATGCAATTCAATTTGAGCCAATACTCTGGCCAGCGGGTGCGCTTCCGCTTCAGGATGGGCTCAGATACATCGGTGAACGGCATCGGCTGGTTCATCGACGATTTTGAGCTGAGCGGGGTGGACCAAAAAACCGGCTATCTGCACGGAACGGTTATCCCCATTTCGGAAACACCGCCAAGCGAAACCTTGGTGATGGCAAATAACAACTATTCCACCCATCCGGATGAAAACGGTTACTACCGTCTCTACCTGCCATTTGGAACCTTCAACACCACGGCTTCCCTGTTGCACCATCAATCATCCAGTGTGAATAATATCCCCATCACTCCTGCCAATCCAATCCATCAGACGGATTTCACTCTCATCAGCCTGCCGGAGCCGGAAAACCCTGCGTTTACGGTTGATAACGACACCGGAACCGTTGTTCTGTTTTGGAGTGAACCCAGCGATCCCGTGCTGTCGGTGATGAACTACCGCGTCTATAAAAAGTTCGATACCGGCCCCTTCGAACTAATCCAAACCACCACCGGCTTCAGCCACACAGATCATATTTCCCTGGATGGAAACTACGCCTACTATATCTGCGCGGTTTACCTGAACAACGAAGGCAGGCCCTCGCAAACGATGGCGTTTGAATTTCCCTATGTGGATAATACCGATGAAACCATACCCGGACTGGTGACCAGCCTGAAAGGCAACTATCCCAACCCCTTCAATCCCAGCACCACCATTGCTTTCGAGCTTGCAACTGGCGGCGCCACAAAGCTTCGCGTCTATAATGTCCGCGGCCAGCTCATCAAAACCTTGGCAAACGGAGAATTAAACCCCGGCAGCCATCGTGCTGTCTGGGATGGCAGGGATGAAGGTGGTCGTGAAGTATCTTCCGGCGTCTATTTCTATCGCCTCGAAGCGCCGGGTTATTTGTCCACCCGCAAAATGCTGATGTTAAAATAG